AGTGACACGTTCAAATACCTGGAGACCACCTACACCTGCGTGGCAGCAAGTCAGTCACATGTCTGCACGAAACTAACAGTAGATTCAATAAGTTTGATGACTGCTCTCATTAATCTGATTCCTGTTATTTTGACAGCTCACCTCATAACATGTGAGCACTCTATGGCACACCTGCAGTGTGGTAAGATCATATTTTACATTCGTGTCATACACTTAGATACATTTCTCTTGTTCCTTGGATCAGTTGGCTTTCAAAAATAGCATTAGCTACAAATGTCTgaaccaatttttttttttatctccacCTCTTCAgcatttcctcttctttttgcAGGTGATGGGCAGGTTATATTTGTTCATGGTGCTGACTTTGGACGTCATGATCGGACTACATGTGCTTACAAGCAGCCTTCTGCTCACCTCGAGGATGTCAACTGTTCACACCCCACCAGCAAAGTTGCTGACAGGTACAAACCAAATGTTTCAGATGTCATTCATAGCACAAATGTAAGAAGAATGTATGTATATGAATACAGTGGGGTCCAAAAGCCTGAGACCATGTTCCCTTTCAATTGAACTGACCCTTCCGTTTTTGCACTCATTATTGTATTGTAGGTGTAATTATAAAAGGATGAGATTTCCCAATAATCAAtaattctgaaataaaaatatttttagattttttttaaagaatctcTTATTTACGAATTGGTCAACAAAACCATTAAAAGGTTACAAGAGATGCCATATTTTATCTGCTCCGGTACACAGTTACTCATGTCAGTCTGCATCCACAGGTGTAATGGGAAAAACAACTGCACTGTGAGAGCAAGCAGCTCAGTGTTGGGCAACTCCTGTGATGGTACTTACAAGTACCTGGAGCTGGCTTACACATGTCAGAGTAAGTAGCTCAAGAGCCACACAGTGTTCTTAACATGTAGCCTCTGTCAATCTAAAATGCACATGTTATGTAGTAAGGAtgtatttgttcttttatttgttttgtttgtttgtttgtttttttcaattttatgcagtaaaataagaaaatgaacaatTGTTGGAGATAAACTAACACAACATTTTGTGTTGTTAgtaaaaatctgttaaaatctGAGTTCAAATCTTTCATCTGTTCTTTTGCAGATCCTGTTGCTGCGTAAAAGGAGGAAATAGTATAgatacactgaataaaatacatttgattaaCTTTGGCTGATTTGATTGATTAGAAAAAAGGTTGTGTTCCTTTATGATTATGAGTAATGGCTCAAGAAATGTGAAGAACAGCCAAGCTTTGGTCACACAAATATTATCATACACTGTTTTAATTTCTTGGCCTGAATAAGAGACAATATTTTCTCCGGAAATTTAAGTTAGTTGATCTTGTTGGGACATCTTCAGTCCTAAACCCTGAGattatgagggaaaaaaagggagaaaaaaagagcaaggaCAAATAATTCCATGTATTTTCCACGCAGAAATGAGAGAAGCAAACCAAAATCTCAACAAGAGTATTTACAAAGTGCATTGCTTTTACTGTATATAAGGCATCAGTATTCAGTAATAGTGGTCTGTTGAAATATAGAccaaccccaccaccacccaccacccctAGATTACAGCACCATTTTACAGAGGAGGTACTTGATAAATTGTCCCATCACATCAGTAACTCATCAGCTCCATTTACTTATTTCAGTGCATCAATTCTGTACACATGAATCACTACATTTTTACCTACAGCTTAATGATTTGTGCAACATTCTCACTATGAACTGAGATATACTTCTGGTTTtcaacactgtcacattttctttgaaatcctttaaatgtattttacaggaTACCAGATTTTCTATCAGGCAGCATCTGTACTTTTTCTTAAACTTAAATCTTACTGAGGACTCCCATGCAGATACACaggtaaatacatttttgtaatatgGTGAATTATATCAAGATCAAGGTCATCAGTTGtgtaattttctgtttgttcccCCCAACATTGAAGCCAACATGAAGGACTGTTTCTGTGGAGTGTTATCAGTGATATTTGGCGAGTTGGACTCTACACATTGGGGAAGTTCTCATCAGTTCATGAAGTACACTGTCCTGAGATTGTTATTATTTAACTACAGTATCAAGACTTGGGACACGAGGTAGCTGAggacaaacaaagacaagaacTTTGATTTGGATGTTGTCTCCTTTGTGCCAGTCAATGCCAAAGAAGTGGCACCATTAAAGAAGAGCCTGGAGTTCACGACCTTCAGCAGGACCTCCACTGGGTAGTGGTCACTGACCTCAAGCGCCTGACCACAGAAGAAACAGTTTTCAAACCTCAGCACACATTTAGTAAGACTAAGGGGATATTATAGAGCTTACACAGAGCAGGATTGAGGGTTTTATTTGGGGTTTCTGCATATTCTGCATATTCTCAatcacacatagacacacacagcccGTTACCTGCTCCTCTGTGAGTCCGTATTCCCTTTGGAAGTCAAATGGTTTGGCTGAAAGAGGCACAATTTCTCTGGCAAATTTTTCCCCATGCACAACGATCCTGTTGTAACACACAGAATGGACAGACCCAAACTTTACTGATGTGTACTCATCATATGAGGGCATGTGCAAGAGTTAAGGCCCGGTCACACCAAATTTCAAAACAGCATAAGAGTTACAGGGATTAAAGGTTTTGCTCACTGGGCCCAGGTAAATGACACCAATCTTGTCACACCAAGATCAAGCTCTCAACAGCAGGTACCTGGACAAGCATTATGACTGACAGCTCCCAAACAGCTCACTGAGAATTgttctaacattttataaaccTGATCCTCATCAATCAGCAGTGAACACTGTGACTGGTGAGAGGCATACCAGGAGCAGTATGTGTTTATAGGTGAGCTGACCTGTCTGCTGAGACAGATAGAGAACAGGCAGTAATGTTtaagttgtgttgtgtttgtctctcattGTCATTGGCATAGCTTTCAGGCCAGCTGATTCATTCTCTCCTCTACACTGCCTGCTGATACTGTGGTTATGGGTTCCATCCACACTAGTCTCATAGAAATTTGGCACAACATACTCATTGCACACAGGGACAAACTAACAGCCACAGTGACAGCGCACTAGATACATCATCCTTCAGTTAGATCCTTGGGACCTAATCAATAGATGTGTGATACTGAAATGCTCATAGACTGTAGTAAAAACTTCCTGTAATGACCAGTCCTTAAGGAGTGTGAGTTCACCTGTCATAGGTGCAGGAGGTGGTCGATCGCACAGTGGTGTCTATTTCATCTTCAATGAGCCAGGTAAGGCTCTTCTCTGTAATCAGGCGCACATGCTTCCTGTTCTTCTTAGCGAGGTAACCACAGTCAGCGTTGAAATCTCCAAGAAGCATCACATTCTgttcacatatacacatacacaacaacacCCACGGTTAGACGACAAAATCGTAACTGAAACTGGTTTCCATTAACATTCAGCAATATAAGCTTTTACCTCAGTTTTCCACATctttttaacatgttgcaaaacATCATACAGTGCATCAAGTTCCTTAGTGGTGTTGGTTGGAGTGGTGTGCTGAGGTATGAGGACAAACTCCTTTATAACTGAATACATAGATGgggtgggagagaggaagaatgcAGGTGTTTATATGCCTAAACAGCTCCATGGATcgatttttttttagattggGAACCTGAGTGTTGGAGAACTGACCTGCCTTTGGGGCTTTGAAGCGGACAACAAAAGGCTCTCTGGAGAAAGCATCAACATCTCCTGGTCGATCGTCAGGATACTGATACTGGCCAGTGACTGTCACTGTATCAGTCCTGCACACATTCAGAGTACAACCTACACATTACTGTCTGTCCTTAAAGTTTTAATAACTTTCTTGTACATCATTCTGCAAAGTGGCACaaatgtagacacacacacacaaacacagttcagctcacctgtaaacaaacacatactgcTCCTGGTATGATTCAGACCTGCCCAGCCTCTCACTGGCCACAGCATCATACTTATGTTTACTGTCATAGCTGAATATTGAagggacacagacagagaagaggatACATTGTTAGTACTACTGTTTGAGtcagctgtgtctctgtgtgaagaACAGTCAGGAATGacggttgtgtgtgtgtgtgtgtgtgtgtgtgtgtgtgtgtgtgtgtgtgtgtgtgtgtgtgtgtgtgtgtgcgtgtgagcaAGTGATTAGTTACCTGTTAAGGCTTGCAAGCAACTTTGGTAAAGCTTTTTCTTTACTGTCTCTCACTTCCtgaagcaaacacacatcacagcgAGTGATGATCTGGAACAGAAATCACAGCAGTGACAAGGTGATTTGCATTGTAACACATAGAAACAAATCACAGAGGAGAGTGAAAGAAGATTcagatttttgtctgttttttgcgTTTTAGTGATAACAGCtcacaaatgacatttttggtacTAATAAAATTCTAACTGGGTAAGTACAAATTGCTCTAAGAGAGTGTTTGGGTA
This portion of the Lates calcarifer isolate ASB-BC8 unplaced genomic scaffold, TLL_Latcal_v3 _unitig_4442_quiver_1048, whole genome shotgun sequence genome encodes:
- the dnase1l1 gene encoding deoxyribonuclease gamma, yielding MRSSFLLLLPFLMSVREAKGGSDFRVCAFNLQHFGDSKAKKTEVMQILTRIITRCDVCLLQEVRDSKEKALPKLLASLNSYDSKHKYDAVASERLGRSESYQEQYVFVYRTDTVTVTGQYQYPDDRPGDVDAFSREPFVVRFKAPKAVIKEFVLIPQHTTPTNTTKELDALYDVLQHVKKMWKTENVMLLGDFNADCGYLAKKNRKHVRLITEKSLTWLIEDEIDTTVRSTTSCTYDRIVVHGEKFAREIVPLSAKPFDFQREYGLTEEQALEVSDHYPVEVLLKVVNSRLFFNGATSLALTGTKETTSKSKFLSLFVLSYLVSQVLIL
- the LOC108899606 gene encoding L-rhamnose-binding lectin SML, producing MICFSTSLLLAATCLLLSTGVSAEKATTCGAHVHRLSCDTGVISVQTAMYGRADAETCSGGKTPEEIANTQCSLQGAVDTLKARCDGKKVCEVSTSIFSTDPCSDTFKYLETTYTCVAATHLITCEHSMAHLQCGDGQVIFVHGADFGRHDRTTCAYKQPSAHLEDVNCSHPTSKVADRCNGKNNCTVRASSSVLGNSCDGTYKYLELAYTCQNPVAA